In uncultured Desulfobacter sp., one DNA window encodes the following:
- a CDS encoding methyltransferase, which translates to MESSLLRFKPLYNQLTQGYLPAIVNGAQQAGIFEALEKEGASTVTLAEKLHADPGILGGILEVLAAIKLLICDEDSRYHLSRPAKHFLLESSPTAQIRDIRSFCMQPGPFDDLTGRLKNRPQHFNPAGFSEKEALLDLEQRARGGQIQEVVNFICAIPQFESFKLMCDLAGSSGYYSQALLNKNPNLRSRVYDTPNAAVLAGQMMGDRGTCGRLEFIGIDLEACSDFGRGYDLFFVSHFLYHWAVQGLLPRFFKQVNRAMRPGGIFVSNHIGNVTKDPDHITHSIIELLAKVQGYPTLTLDDSKLKHALSLAGFSEFRTRPAKDGTHLNNTLVSAKKIKEI; encoded by the coding sequence ATGGAATCATCACTCTTAAGATTCAAACCCCTCTACAACCAGTTGACCCAGGGGTATTTGCCAGCCATTGTCAACGGCGCACAACAGGCAGGCATATTTGAGGCCCTGGAAAAAGAAGGCGCAAGTACAGTCACATTAGCCGAAAAGCTTCATGCAGATCCCGGCATTCTTGGAGGCATTCTGGAGGTCCTTGCGGCAATAAAGCTTTTGATCTGCGACGAGGATTCCCGGTATCACTTAAGCAGGCCGGCAAAGCACTTTCTTCTTGAGTCATCGCCGACCGCTCAAATCAGGGACATCCGGTCGTTTTGCATGCAGCCCGGTCCCTTTGACGATCTAACCGGCCGATTGAAAAACAGACCGCAGCATTTCAACCCTGCCGGCTTTTCCGAAAAAGAAGCCCTCCTGGATCTCGAGCAAAGGGCCCGGGGCGGGCAAATTCAGGAAGTGGTGAATTTCATCTGCGCCATCCCGCAATTCGAGTCTTTTAAGCTCATGTGCGACTTAGCCGGAAGTTCCGGGTACTATTCCCAGGCACTGTTGAATAAAAATCCGAATTTGAGATCACGGGTGTATGACACACCGAACGCAGCCGTTCTTGCCGGGCAAATGATGGGCGACAGGGGAACCTGCGGCCGCCTGGAATTCATCGGGATCGACCTGGAGGCCTGTTCGGATTTCGGCCGGGGATATGATCTGTTTTTTGTTTCCCATTTTCTGTACCACTGGGCGGTACAGGGCCTTCTGCCCAGGTTTTTCAAACAGGTGAACCGGGCCATGCGCCCAGGCGGAATTTTTGTGTCCAATCATATCGGCAATGTAACAAAGGACCCGGACCATATCACCCACTCAATCATTGAGCTTTTAGCCAAAGTCCAAGGGTATCCCACGCTTACACTGGATGACTCAAAATTAAAACATGCCCTTTCTCTGGCCGGATTTTCGGAATTCAGGACCAGGCCGGCCAAAGACGGAACCCATCTAAACAATACCCTGGTGTCAGCCAAAAAAATAAAGGAAATTTAA